One genomic segment of Hordeum vulgare subsp. vulgare chromosome 2H, MorexV3_pseudomolecules_assembly, whole genome shotgun sequence includes these proteins:
- the LOC123428573 gene encoding GATA transcription factor 26-like isoform X1, whose product MAKKEGPCGHCGVTSTPLWRNGPPDKPVLCNACGSRWRIKGTLVNYTPAHRWEDTDADKLKHKGQKQPKKRPNRSIVQDEPCSDQNFWKMGNADTSNRSGSGSAVSYSESCAPYGSVDACEIAGSAQSRAWDSLVPSRKRSCVTRPKPSPVEELVEDLNSILQEEKLYCLSAGSTEEDLLYHSETPVGSFEIGYGSVLLRYPNSKSVEEESEANSVPADSKSYITSESYSGSASFIAHSEIKGASNSNAASEKLKWSPMQTHDSAKRDELHYSNQHTLESTDSALVSVTLEDNYSKEVEGRGDAGGGFRGLTKSSMRSLKRPYESQPQSFTDADVRGGTMTIASSRSRAMASSCQLRRSACLPKSGNATGAVAASLNLFMLAPDKLSSMLNPLDKDSDKDSLLLEVPCNTRHSEAELLLCGPPPSQLSSVTVTTASPPRNHSPGSVGDQLRNRHQW is encoded by the exons ATGGCGAAGAAGGAGGGACCTTGCGGCCATTGCGGAGTCACAA GTACTCCTCTTTGGCGAAACGGGCCACCAGACAAGCCAGTTCTCTGCAATGCGTGTGGGTCAAGATGGAGGATAAAGGGTACGTTGGTGAATTACACACCGGCGCATCGTTGGGAAGATACTGATGCTGACAAGCTGAAGCATAAGGGACAGAAACAGCCCAAGAAAAGACCAAACCGCAGCATAGTCCAGGATGAACCATGTTCTGATCAGAACTTCTGGAAGATGGGGAATGCGGACACAAGCAATCGATCTGGTTCTGGATCAGCGGTGTCATATTCAGAGAGTTGTGCCCCATATGGTTCTGTTGATGCGTGTGAAATAGCCG GTTCAGCTCAGTCACGTGCTTGGGATTCACTAGTACCATCAAGAAAAAGGAGTTGTGTCACTCGTCCTAAGCCGTCACCCGTGGAAGAGCTTGTAGAGGATCTCAACTCCATATTGCAGGAAGAAAAGTTATATTGCCTTTCAGCAGGATCCACAGAGGAAGACCTGCTTTATCATAGTGAAACTCCCGTTGGCTCCTTTGAGATCGGTTATGGGAGTGTGCTTCTTAGATATCCGAACTCGAAATCAGTAGAGGAAGAGTCAGAAGCAAACTCTGTTCCTGCAGATAGCAAGTCATACATTACGAGCGAATCCTATTCAGGTTCTGCCTCATTCATTGCGCATAGTGAAATCAAGGGAGCGAGCAACTCAAATGCTGCATCTGAGAAGCTAAAGTGGTCACCGATGCAGACACATGACAGTGCTAAAAG GGACGAGCTTCATTATTCGAACCAGCATACCCTGGAGAGCACAGATTCAGCTTTAGTTTCAGTAACTTTAGAG GACAATTACAGCAAGGAAGTTGAAGGAAGAGGAGATGCAGGCGGCGGTTTCAGAGGCCTTACCAAGTCAAGCATGAGGTCTCTCAAAAGACCTTATGAAAGCCAGCCGCAAAGCTTCACAG ATGCAGATGTGAGAGGTGGAACCATGACAATAGCTTCTTCGAGATCCAGGGCTATGGCTTCTTCTTGTCAGTTGAGAAGAAGCGCATGTTTGCCGAAATCTGGCAATGCCACCGGAGCAGTGGCAGCATCACTCAACCTGTTCATGTTAGCCCCAGATAAATTATCATCTATGCTGAATCCCTTGGACAAGGATTCTGACAAAGATTCGCTGCTGCTGGAGGTCCCTTGCAACACACGGCACTCGGAAGCAGAGCTTCTTCTCTGCGGCCCCCCACCATCTCAGCTCAGCTCCGTGACCGTAACCACAGCCTCTCCTCCGCGCAACCATAGTCCTGGTTCCGTTGGCGATCAGCTTAGGAACAGGCATCAGTGGTAG
- the LOC123428573 gene encoding GATA transcription factor 26-like isoform X2 has protein sequence MAKKEGPCGHCGVTSTPLWRNGPPDKPVLCNACGSRWRIKGTLVNYTPAHRWEDTDADKLKHKGQKQPKKRPNRSIVQDEPCSDQNFWKMGNADTSNRSGSGSAVSYSESCAPYGSVDACEIAGSAQSRAWDSLVPSRKRSCVTRPKPSPVEELVEDLNSILQEEKLYCLSAGSTEEDLLYHSETPVGSFEIGYGSVLLRYPNSKSVEEESEANSVPADSKSYITSESYSGSASFIAHSEIKGASNSNAASEKLKWSPMQTHDSAKRDELHYSNQHTLESTDSALVSVTLEDNYSKEVEGRGDAGGGFRGLTKSSMRSLKRPYESQPQSFTDVRGGTMTIASSRSRAMASSCQLRRSACLPKSGNATGAVAASLNLFMLAPDKLSSMLNPLDKDSDKDSLLLEVPCNTRHSEAELLLCGPPPSQLSSVTVTTASPPRNHSPGSVGDQLRNRHQW, from the exons ATGGCGAAGAAGGAGGGACCTTGCGGCCATTGCGGAGTCACAA GTACTCCTCTTTGGCGAAACGGGCCACCAGACAAGCCAGTTCTCTGCAATGCGTGTGGGTCAAGATGGAGGATAAAGGGTACGTTGGTGAATTACACACCGGCGCATCGTTGGGAAGATACTGATGCTGACAAGCTGAAGCATAAGGGACAGAAACAGCCCAAGAAAAGACCAAACCGCAGCATAGTCCAGGATGAACCATGTTCTGATCAGAACTTCTGGAAGATGGGGAATGCGGACACAAGCAATCGATCTGGTTCTGGATCAGCGGTGTCATATTCAGAGAGTTGTGCCCCATATGGTTCTGTTGATGCGTGTGAAATAGCCG GTTCAGCTCAGTCACGTGCTTGGGATTCACTAGTACCATCAAGAAAAAGGAGTTGTGTCACTCGTCCTAAGCCGTCACCCGTGGAAGAGCTTGTAGAGGATCTCAACTCCATATTGCAGGAAGAAAAGTTATATTGCCTTTCAGCAGGATCCACAGAGGAAGACCTGCTTTATCATAGTGAAACTCCCGTTGGCTCCTTTGAGATCGGTTATGGGAGTGTGCTTCTTAGATATCCGAACTCGAAATCAGTAGAGGAAGAGTCAGAAGCAAACTCTGTTCCTGCAGATAGCAAGTCATACATTACGAGCGAATCCTATTCAGGTTCTGCCTCATTCATTGCGCATAGTGAAATCAAGGGAGCGAGCAACTCAAATGCTGCATCTGAGAAGCTAAAGTGGTCACCGATGCAGACACATGACAGTGCTAAAAG GGACGAGCTTCATTATTCGAACCAGCATACCCTGGAGAGCACAGATTCAGCTTTAGTTTCAGTAACTTTAGAG GACAATTACAGCAAGGAAGTTGAAGGAAGAGGAGATGCAGGCGGCGGTTTCAGAGGCCTTACCAAGTCAAGCATGAGGTCTCTCAAAAGACCTTATGAAAGCCAGCCGCAAAGCTTCACAG ATGTGAGAGGTGGAACCATGACAATAGCTTCTTCGAGATCCAGGGCTATGGCTTCTTCTTGTCAGTTGAGAAGAAGCGCATGTTTGCCGAAATCTGGCAATGCCACCGGAGCAGTGGCAGCATCACTCAACCTGTTCATGTTAGCCCCAGATAAATTATCATCTATGCTGAATCCCTTGGACAAGGATTCTGACAAAGATTCGCTGCTGCTGGAGGTCCCTTGCAACACACGGCACTCGGAAGCAGAGCTTCTTCTCTGCGGCCCCCCACCATCTCAGCTCAGCTCCGTGACCGTAACCACAGCCTCTCCTCCGCGCAACCATAGTCCTGGTTCCGTTGGCGATCAGCTTAGGAACAGGCATCAGTGGTAG